In Nocardioides nitrophenolicus, the genomic window CGATGCCGCGCAATGTGCTCGGCTGCGACCAGGACGTCGAGTGCGGGCGGTGCGGGATGGGCTGCCGGCTCGGAGCCAAGCAGTCGACGGCGAAGACCTGGCTCGAGGACGCGGCCCGCGCCGGCGCCCGGATCTGCACCGGCGTCACGGTCCGCACCGTCACCACCAGCTTCGGCCGCGCCACCGGAGTCGAGGGCGTCACCGCCGACGGGCACCGGGTCCAGGTGCGGGCCCGCGCGGTCGTCGTGGCCGCGGGCGCGATCCAGACCCCGGCGCTGCTCCAGCGCAGCGGGCTGACCAACCCCAACATCGGCCGCCACCTCCGCCTCCACCCGGCCACGGCCGTCTGGGGCCGGATGGAGGAGCCCGTCGACGGCTGGGTCGGCGCCATGCAGAGCCGCTACGTCGACGCGCTGACCGACCTCGACGGCGACGGCTACGGCGTGCTCTTCGAGACCGCTCCGCTGACGCCCGCGTTCGGCACCGGCTTCGTCAACTGGCGCGGCGCCGGCGACTTCCGGCGGCGCATGAACGAGCTGCGGCACACCCTCGGCGTCGCGGTCATCGTCCGCGACCGCGACCCGGGCGGCACCGTACGGGTCGACCGACACGGGGAGCCGATCGTGCGCTACCGGCTCTCCCCGCGCGACACCGACCACCTGGTCCAGGGCCTGGTCGGTGGCGCCCGGATCGCCGAGGCGGCCGGCGCCCGGTGGATCGCGTCGACCCACCACCGCACGGTCAGCTACGAGCCCGGCGTTCGCGGCTCCGCCGCCACGTTCGAGCGAGACCTGCGCGCCGCGGGCGCCGCTCCGGCCACCCTGGCCCTGGCCGCGCTCCACATCATGGGCTCGGCGCGGATGGGCGGCTCCCGGGAGACCTCGGCGGTCGACCCCGACGGCCGGACCTGGGAGGTCGAGGGGCTGTACGTCGCCGACGGCTCCTGCTTCCCGACGGCCTCCGGTGTCAACCCGATGATCTCGATCGAGTCGATCGCCCACATGAGCGCCACCCGGCTGGCCGCACGCCTTTCCTGAGACGGATGTAACACCGCACCCGGCTGACGACATGTACCGGGTGACGAACGATTCGACCCACGAAGGAGCGTCACCCATGACTCTCGCCCGTACCGCCGCCGCCGCGGCTGTGCTCGCTCTCGGCTTCTCCGTCGCGCCGCTCACCGGCGCCGTCGCCGCGCCGCCCACCGACGCCCCGTGCGCGAAGCAGCAGGCCCAGCTCGACAAGGCGCAGGCCAAGCTCGAGTCGCTGACCGCGAAGCTCGCCGCCAAGAAGGAGGCGATCGCCGCGGCCAAGGCCGAGGTGAAGGCGTCCGACACGGCGCAGGAGAAGCGCAACGCCAAGGCCGCGGTCGCCACGGCCAAGGAGAAGAAGCAGCACGTGCAGAAGGCGAAGAAGTTCCAGCAGCAGCGCGTCGAGCACGCCCAGAAGCGCCTCGACAAGTGCCTGGCCGCCCAGCCGGCGGCTCCGGCCCCGGCCGCCTGACACCGGCAGCCGCCCAGACCGACGGCCGCCGGCTGCATCCTAGGGGGGTGCAGCCGGTGGCCGTTGTCGTCTAGGAGTAGCTGACCTTGACCGTGTCGGTCAAGGGCACCGACTGGCAGCCGAGGCGGATGCCGTCCTCGAGGTCGTCCTTGTCGAGCACGTCGTTGTAGAGCATCTTGACGTCGCCCTCGACCAGCCGGATCGCG contains:
- a CDS encoding GMC family oxidoreductase, whose product is MAFTARQVRAMGLIADTFAPGGDGVPAPTEVGAHELALRIAAANPRPGEVRQLRALLDAWNSRALGVTLTGRPRRFSELDQAARERVLLSLSDSRVGAKRMLFQGLKTASLLPYYMSGGQALWDELGYPGPLGLRPDPPTPVVRPLPITHDTALSCDVVVVGSGAGGGTAAGVLAAAGLDVVVLEAGGMHDERHFDGSEETGFLQLYALSPQSTAEGQVALLAGRGLGGGTVVNYSTSFRTPDRVREEWAGHGVPQFATEEYAASMDAVCARLGVNTDHDKAAPRDAILERGARALGWEVAAMPRNVLGCDQDVECGRCGMGCRLGAKQSTAKTWLEDAARAGARICTGVTVRTVTTSFGRATGVEGVTADGHRVQVRARAVVVAAGAIQTPALLQRSGLTNPNIGRHLRLHPATAVWGRMEEPVDGWVGAMQSRYVDALTDLDGDGYGVLFETAPLTPAFGTGFVNWRGAGDFRRRMNELRHTLGVAVIVRDRDPGGTVRVDRHGEPIVRYRLSPRDTDHLVQGLVGGARIAEAAGARWIASTHHRTVSYEPGVRGSAATFERDLRAAGAAPATLALAALHIMGSARMGGSRETSAVDPDGRTWEVEGLYVADGSCFPTASGVNPMISIESIAHMSATRLAARLS